Part of the Thermomicrobiales bacterium genome, AGCTCTTCGATGAGGTCACGGCGCGCGGCGTATTCGGCGCGCATCTCCTCAGTGGCGTCCATCGGGCCGTTGATGCCGGCGATACCGGCGCGTTGCAGCGCCCAGTTGACGCCACCGCCGCTGCTGCGGGCGACACGCGAGACTGCCGTGATCAGGCCGGGGCTGGCTGCGACCCAGCCGAGCCGCCAGCCAGTCATCGCGAACGTCTTCGAGAACGAGTTGCAGTACAGCAGGCGATCCTGCGCATCAGGGATGCTCATCATTGAGGTGAACGGGATGTCGTCGAGAATCAGGTGATCGTAGACCTCGTCGGCCAGAATCAGCAGGTTGTGCTCGCGGGCGATCGCCGCCGCTGCCTCCAGCTCTTCACGGCCATAGACAACGCCGGACGGGTTGTTCGGGTTGTTGATGACGAGCATCTTCGCGTTCGGGTGCGCCTCGGCGGCCGACCGGATGGCGTCCGGATCCAGGTGGAAGTCGGGAGTCTGCTTGACCCAGACGACCTCGGCACCGACCAGCCGGGAGATGTCGGCATACTGCGAGAAGGTCGGCTCTGGAATGAGCACGGCGTCACCCGGATTGAGGTACCCGGCGATAGCCGCGAAGAGCGCGCCGGTGCCGGCGTTGGTCACGGTGATGTCGTTCGGGTTCCAGTCGGCATCGTAGCGACGCTTCAGGAGATCGGCGAACGCCTGCAGGAGCTCAGGGTCGCCGTTGCCCGGCGGGTAGTTCGAGTAGCCTTCATTGACAGCGTCGATCATCGCCTGGCGAATGTGAACTGGCGTCCGGAAATCCGGGTCGCCCGATGAGAGTCCGATCAAGCCCTCCGGTGCTGGACCCACCACCGGCCTCTCGGACTGCTCCATCATGGCGCTGACGAGCGCCGCGGGTTTGAACGAAGCCATCGCACTCCCTTTTCCGTTATTGACCTTGCGGCTCGGATTGTTGGCCGCTGCTCGCCAGCATCGTACCCGAAACCAGCGCGGGTGGTGACATGCTGACGTATGCTCTATAGGTTGATGCTGATGCGGCAGCAGGCAGTGATAGGGGTAAGGATGCAAGGACCGTTTCAAGAGCTCGGGCTCGGCGAAGATATCCTGAGGGCGCTCGATGAAATCGGCTTCGAGGAGCCCACCCCTGTCCAGCGTGAAGCAATCCCGCCATTGATGCAGGGCAACGACGTCATCGCGCAGGCGCAGACCGGCACCGGTAAGACCGCTGCATTTGGCCTGCCGATGATCGAGCGCCTCAGCGGTGAGTCGCGCGGCCCGGAAGCGCTGGTCGTCGCACCGACCCGCGAGCTGGCCGTGCAGGTCGCCGAGGCGATCCACCGCTTCGGCAAGCATCGCGGCACGTCGGTTGTCGCGGTCTACGGCGGTCAGCCGATTGATCGGCAGCTGCGCGCGCTCTCCAAGCCTGTTGATGTCGTCGTCGGCACACCGGGCCGCCTGATGGACCACATGCGCCGCGAGACGCTGAAGCTGGATCAGGTGCGCTTCGTCGTCCTCGACGAGGCGGACGAGATGCTCGATATGGGCTTCATGGAGGATATCGAGACAATCCTCGGCGCGCTGCCAGACGAACGCCAGACGGCGCTGTTCTCGGCGACGCTGCCGTCGCGCATCAGCCATCTGGCCAGCCGCTATTTGCGTAACCCCATCCGCATTGCGGTTGAGCCAGAGCAGGTCACGGTCCCGCAGATCCACCAGTCGTATTACGAGGTCGTCCAGCGCGCGAAGCTGGAGGCGCTGACCCGCATCCTCGACATCAACAATCCGACGTCGGCGATGGTCTTCTGCCGGACCAAGGTTGAGGTCGACGACGTGACGCAGGCGCTGCAGAGCCGCGGCTACAGCGCCGAAGCGATCCACGGCGACCTGTCGCAGATGATGCGCGACCGGGTCATGAACCGCTTCCGCAACGGCACGGCGACATTGCTGGTCGCGACCGACGTCGCTGCGCGCGGCCTCGACATCGAGCACGTCTCACACGTCATCAACTACAGCCTGCCGGGCGACCCGGAGTCGTACGTCCACCGAATCGGGCGGACGGGTCGCGCTGGACGCGCCGGTGAGGCGATCTCGCTGGTGACGCCGCGCGAGCGCCGCCTGCTGCGCTGGATCGAGCGTGCAGTCGGGCAGCGCCTGGAGCTGCGCCGCGTGCCGACCGCCTCGGACGTGGCGGCCAAGCAGCGCGAGCGGCTGGCGGCGACGCTCAGCGAGATGATCGAGTCTGATGAGATGGATCGCCCGATGGCGCTGGTTGACGAGTTGGCGATTCACTACGATCCATCCAAGATCGCGGCGGCGGCCATCTCGATGCTGCTCCAGCCTGAGCCGGAGGAATCCGAGATTCCGGTCAGCGCAGTTGGCGCAGAGCGCGGCATGGCGCGGCTCTTCCTCAATGTCGGCCGCGAGGACGGCGTGCGACCCAGCGACATCGTCGGAGCGATCGCCAATGAAGCGCGTATCTCGGGCAAGAGCATCGGC contains:
- a CDS encoding aminotransferase class I/II-fold pyridoxal phosphate-dependent enzyme, which translates into the protein MASFKPAALVSAMMEQSERPVVGPAPEGLIGLSSGDPDFRTPVHIRQAMIDAVNEGYSNYPPGNGDPELLQAFADLLKRRYDADWNPNDITVTNAGTGALFAAIAGYLNPGDAVLIPEPTFSQYADISRLVGAEVVWVKQTPDFHLDPDAIRSAAEAHPNAKMLVINNPNNPSGVVYGREELEAAAAIAREHNLLILADEVYDHLILDDIPFTSMMSIPDAQDRLLYCNSFSKTFAMTGWRLGWVAASPGLITAVSRVARSSGGGVNWALQRAGIAGINGPMDATEEMRAEYAARRDLIEELLEGAEGLTWTRPQGAFYAYFKYDAPVTARRMAALTREAGVALRSGTEYGPSGEGYIRLAFAASRASITEGMLRLRSTVAAARDGKIS
- a CDS encoding DEAD/DEAH box helicase, which encodes MQGPFQELGLGEDILRALDEIGFEEPTPVQREAIPPLMQGNDVIAQAQTGTGKTAAFGLPMIERLSGESRGPEALVVAPTRELAVQVAEAIHRFGKHRGTSVVAVYGGQPIDRQLRALSKPVDVVVGTPGRLMDHMRRETLKLDQVRFVVLDEADEMLDMGFMEDIETILGALPDERQTALFSATLPSRISHLASRYLRNPIRIAVEPEQVTVPQIHQSYYEVVQRAKLEALTRILDINNPTSAMVFCRTKVEVDDVTQALQSRGYSAEAIHGDLSQMMRDRVMNRFRNGTATLLVATDVAARGLDIEHVSHVINYSLPGDPESYVHRIGRTGRAGRAGEAISLVTPRERRLLRWIERAVGQRLELRRVPTASDVAAKQRERLAATLSEMIESDEMDRPMALVDELAIHYDPSKIAAAAISMLLQPEPEESEIPVSAVGAERGMARLFLNVGREDGVRPSDIVGAIANEARISGKSIGVIEIRDIYSFVEIPTDLVQRVIEALGRTKLRGRAVRVEIARPREEGAPPPERRPDDRGPRPSNRDRDRDRGRGPRTRERDRPRARPHRSDRG